The DNA region CATGACCACCTATCTATATGCCTCCTGGAgcctaaagtgaagtgaagaggctcagtcacgtctgagtctttgcaaccccatggactgtagcctaacaggctcctccatccatgggattcttcaggcaagaatactggagtggtttgccatttccttctccaggggatcttcctgaaccagggatcaaacctgggtctcctgcattgtaggcagaccctttaccctctgagccaccagagaagcctggaacTGAAGATCTGATCAATGTAACACTTGTAACACCACCCTGTTACTGTGTATAAGTCAGTGGGAGAATTTTGTATAATCTAATCAAGTACCCTGGGAAACAACTTCCCTCAGCCACCTTTGAAAAACCCAGAAGCTTGAGGCTTTTTAGGGCCTGAACCACCTTTCATTGCAAGGCTTTAGAATAAGCCTTTCTCTATTCCCAATGCCAACATTtcagtttggcctcactgtgtgttgGGCACAGGAGACTGAATTAACATTTCTGCTGTTAAAATCTAGACACCCTATCTACAAAAGGAAACGTAAACTGTTTCTGTTAAAGCAATATCAAAATTATGTGAGTCTGCAGCATTTAGGAAGCATTTACTAGTATCTATAGTCATTTTCATATTTACCCTTCTAAATTTTGGTTATGTAGTTATAATCTTATAGAATATCattgaataaatacattaatCAATAATTCTTAAACATGTGTAGGTGCATTAATTTTTGGTTGGTGGTCTGACAAATTATCACAAttatagtggcttaaaacaatacatttataattttatggtTCTTTAGATCAACATTGAGAAATGAATCTCATTGAGGTAAAATCAAGCTGTCAGAGGGCTGTGGCCTTTAAGAGTGAATCTGTTTCCATGCCTTTTGCGATCGATACCTGGAGTGTTCTTTGTTCCTTTGCTCATGACACCTTTCCTAGATTTCAAAGTAAGCAATATCTGGCCAAATCATTTTCATAATGCCTTCTCTCTGGATGTGCACTCTGATTCCCTCTTCCATTGATTAAGGCTCTTGTATTATATTAGGTTCACTTGGGTTCTCTAGGATaaccttctatttatttatttggcctcaccacccagcacgtgggatcttagtttaccaaccaactaggaatcaaacccctgccccctgcagtggaagcatggagccctaaccactggaccgccagggtaCTCCCTAGGATAGCCCTATTTAAAGTCAAATGATTAGTAACCTACATGGCATCTGCAACCTTAATTCCCATTTGTTATGTGTCCCAACATATTCATACACTACAGAGATGAAAAGGTAGACAAAATTGCGGAGGCATCATTGTATCTAGCACAGTAAAtgagagtattttaaaaattcgaCAGAATGCTATATATTGTGCTTTTGGTGGGAGGAGGAACATATGGACACACTATTTATGTAATTTCTGGGAGTTTGTATACTCCACTAGAGCTCATGAAGTAGGCCTGCTTTAGATATTTACCGCTGGGACTACAGAAAGCAAAAATTGGCTATTTACAATAATATGAAGTCTTAAGCACAGATATATCGTTTAGTTTTCATTCTttcagtatatattatataatatatttacatttattattcaaatatatattatgtaatatatatatagttgcttttcttctttatgtatattgtgttatttgaatatttgcatacatttttgtgtatgttgtgtTGTAAACGTAAGTGTTGTGCTTTGGGTGGGAAGCCTGAGATTCATGAGAAAGTAATTTACACAATGTTATTAGGCTTTTATGGCTTTTTTCCTACCAGGGTTGAAAtcctaaagtattttaaaatacactcCTAGCATTTGTTCAATATGGGATGTCATTTATAGCGGTTTATAACCTTAAGCATGTTTgtaaatggggcttctctggtggctcagcagtaaaaaatctgcctgcaaggcaggagacttgggacAGAAGGGTTGGGTCTCTGGTCTTGGAAGAACCCCTGAGGGAgagtatggtaacccactccagtagtcttggctggagaatcccatgcacagaagagtctggtgggctaaagtccagaagtcgcaaagaattagacatgactggtgactaagcacacacactccCAGGTTTGTAATTATGAAAAAGGGTAAGTTATAACGACTGTTATATGTGTGTTCACATGACAGGAGAGTGTTGGTAACTGGAATGACATATGAATTGtgtttccattaatttttttgcTGACCgagatgaaaaaaatatgaaatccaCCTTGGGAGAAAGTAACATAGTTTAAGGGAGAGGATGCACCAAAATACCTTCTGGGCATTTCTTTCCTGAACTGCCAGTGTTATGAAACCCAATATGGTAGTTTGGCAATGGTCTAACTTTTCATTAGAGAAACCTTGGACAAATTCTCTTTACAACTAAATTCTGGAAACCGTGATACTCACTTTTCAACCAGTATGTTCATTAATTGCCTTGGTgccattaatattttgaaaagttataTTGCTTTAAGCAAATAAATTGAATACATGTACATTTTCTTACCACAACACTAATACAAGAAGCATTGCATTGCATCTCCTATATAGCACAGGTCACATGAGGTCAGCCTGCTCCTGGTGTCACAGCCAGGACCACACCCTGAACACAGGGCACCTCCGGCAGAAGAAGCTGGTGGGTGGGTTCTGCATCCAAGCCTTCAGATCCTGGGCAGGCCTGGCCTTCCCCTGCCATGCTCTGCTTCCTCGACTGGGAAGGGCCCAGAACTGCCTCCCAGGTGCTGTACTGGCTGGAAATTTTGGGTTTGAGGTGGGACTGCTGGGCGAGGTGAGGGTGGGAGCTTTAGCTCTCTACTGCTCAGCAAGACCTTTCAGCCCCTGGACACTCTGGGAGTGGGAAGCCTGCCGGTTCTTGGGCTGTGAGCAGGTGCTGCTCCCCACCAAATCGCatctcctcacctgtaaaatggatgcGTACACTAGCTCCTGGGAGATTGCAGCAGACAGCGGTGCCTCTCCGCTCACCCTGGTCAGCCTGTCACAGGCTCTGCCCACAGCGGGGATGTTTCCCCCCTGCATGCACCTTGGTTGGTCCGGTGTTTGGAACCGCTTGGCCCTGCGTCCAGTACGCTCCGATCACCTTGTCCACTACGGACCTGACAAGCCCACCTTACACTGATAAAAAAGCAGCATTGTAAAACTAAAGCTGCTCTTTTCATGATTTCAGTTTGTAAGTCCCACTATCACACCAGTTCAGATGTTCAGATGATACTTGCATGTCCACATTTGGCTAGACTTGAGCTAGTgagcagtgaagggaaaaaaaaaaaaaaaagccaagaaaaacCAATTTTGGCAATCAGTAGTTGTTACAACGCTCCTACTGAAAAACTGGGTGGCTcttaaaagagcctttggaaTCAAACATGAAAAACGCCCCCTTTTCGGGATCATTTGGAGCTGGTGTACTTAGTGACAGCCTTAGTGCCCTCAGACACCGCATGCTTGGCCAGCTCCCCGGGCAGCAGCAGGCGCACGGCGGTCTGGATCTCCCTGGATGTAATGGTCGAGCGCTTGTTGTAATGTGCCAGGCGAGACGCCTCGCCCGCGATGCGCTCAAAGATGTCATTGACGAAGGAGTTCATGATGCCCATGGCCTTGGACGAGATACCGGTGTCCGGATGGACTTGCTTCAGCACCTTGTACACGTACACGGAGTAGCTCTCCTTGCGGCTGCGCTTGCGTTTCTTGCCGTCCTTCTTCTGGGCCTTAGTCACAGCCTTTTTAGAACCCTTTTTAGGGGCAGGAGCGGATTTGGCTGGTTCAGGCATAGCTAACAAAGGGCTTAAAGTCCAATCAAAGTAAAAACGGTGCTGCTGTAACATTGGTCCTGATATTTGTAGAAGTTGTATGCAAATATGGTATGTAAAATCCTGCAATCTGATTGGATACGTTTACTGATTAATATGGCGGTATGCAAATTACGTGCTGTCAGGTTTCGTTTTTAATTGGTTGCTACCTTGAAGACACTTCAGCCAATCAAACGGCGTAAGTGACAATTCGGCTTACAAGTATAATTGCCTCTGATTTGTTAAGATAATtcgtgtttcattttcttttcttttgctccttGTGTAGGTTAGACTTAAAATGTCTGGACGCGGAAAACAGGGTGGCAAGGCTCGAGCTAAGGCCAAGACCCGCTCTTCGCGGGCTGGACTTCAGTTTCCCGTGGGCCGAGTGCACCGTCTGCTTCGTAAAGGGAACTATGCCGAGCGGGTCGGGGCGGGAGCACCGGTGTATCTGGCGGCGGTGCTGGAGTACCTGACGGCTGAGATCCTGGAGTTGGCGGGTAACGCGGCCCGGGACAACAAGAAGACCCGCATCATCCCACGTCACCTGCAGCTGGCCATCCGCAACGACGAGGAGCTCAACAAGCTGCTGGGCAAAGTCACCATCGCTCAGGGCGGCGTCCTGCCCAACATCCAGGCCGTGCTGCTCCCTAAGAAGACCGAGAGTCACCATAAGGCCAAGGGCAAGTAAACTGGAATATTCCAAGTTCTTGTTCCTTGAACATTCAATTTTAGCCAAAGGCTCTTTTCAGAGCCACCCACGTATTCATTAAAAgggcttacattttttttttttaagccgaATGCTTTTCAGGGCAATTTGTCCATCTTGGAAGTGCTATAATATTGATGTCAGTATTTACACTTAAAAACGCAAGTATTTACACTTCAAAACGCCAAACTAATCACCCAgtttaaagttagaaaaaaagaattactctTCTAAGTATGTGATCTACAGAAGCCTTGTATAACAAATAACTTGATCAACAGGTCCTCAGGGTTGTAAATCTTGAGAGAAGTGTTGCAATAAGATAATGAAGAGTAGATACTGAAAGTTGACATGGAGGTACAGTTAGTGACCTACAGGTTGCTAAAGCCACTCCTTTAGTACTTACCTGTTGAATTGTTTTGCATTATAACGGGATAAATTTTTCTGCAGTGTACACTTTCGCTTTTAATAGCCAGTCTCTACTAAGCTGGGCCCTAGTTAATTGTGAATAAGCATACAGTATTGCATAGCCtggatttaaaattcatttaggtAGGGCTTAATACAGGGTCACCTTTAGTTCAAGGAGCAAACAGTTACACTTGGGTTAATACAATAGGAAGTGTGAAATTATTCCATGTTTGATGTTTTTTGTGCATTCTCGATAATTCTGTATGAAGAAATATTAAGAATCTCTAATAAGAATTGAACCCTGAACAGGCCCCAATCTGTGATTTGGGGTTGCTATCTGTTTCATAAAGCCGCTTGTCTCCGGTGAAGACAAAGTCCTCTTCTTTGATAGAATATCTAACTAATAATAGTTGGGTTTCACATCTTCTAGGTAGAGGAGTTCAGAGATCGAGACCTGGGGTTTCATTTGAGATAGAGGTAACCAGACCATCCAGAGTGGGATGTAGTTACCCACAGAATGTTTCACTGTTAACCCAGTCTGGATTCATGGCAGTTATAGTAGTTAAcgccttcagttcaattcagttcagtcgctcagtcgtggccgactctgcgaccccatgaattgcagcacgccaggcctccctttccatcaccaactcccagagttcactcaaactcatgtctatcgagtcagtgctgccatccagccatctcatgttctgtcgtccccttcctgtcctgcccccaatccctcccagcattagagtcttttccaatgagtcagcttttcacatgaggtggacaaagtactggagtttcagatttagcatcagtccttccaatgaacacccaggactgatttcctttagaatggactgattggatttccttgcagtccaagggactctcaagtccttctccaacatcgcacttcaaaagcatcaattctttggcgctcagccttcttcacaggccaactctcacatccatacatgaccacaggaaaaaccatagccttaactagatggaccttagttggcaaagtaatgtctctgctttagaatatgctatctagattggtcataacttttcttccaaggagtaagcttcttttaatttcatggctgcaatcaccatctgcagtgattttgaagccccccccacccccaaaagtctgacagtttccccactatttccccatctatttgccatgaagtgatgggaccagatgccatgatcttagtttttgaatgttgagttttaagccagctttttcactctcctctttaactttcatcaagaggctttttcgttcctcttcactttctaccataaaggtggtgtcatctgcatgtctgaggttattgatatttctggcaatcttgattccaccttgtgcttcttccagcccagcgtttctcatgatatactctgc from Ovis canadensis isolate MfBH-ARS-UI-01 breed Bighorn chromosome 20, ARS-UI_OviCan_v2, whole genome shotgun sequence includes:
- the LOC138425081 gene encoding histone H2B type 1-C/E/F/G/I, with amino-acid sequence MPEPAKSAPAPKKGSKKAVTKAQKKDGKKRKRSRKESYSVYVYKVLKQVHPDTGISSKAMGIMNSFVNDIFERIAGEASRLAHYNKRSTITSREIQTAVRLLLPGELAKHAVSEGTKAVTKYTSSK
- the LOC138425024 gene encoding histone H2A type 1 — protein: MSGRGKQGGKARAKAKTRSSRAGLQFPVGRVHRLLRKGNYAERVGAGAPVYLAAVLEYLTAEILELAGNAARDNKKTRIIPRHLQLAIRNDEELNKLLGKVTIAQGGVLPNIQAVLLPKKTESHHKAKGK